GAGGGTTGAAAATTTTTGGTAATTTTATGGGCCGCAAAGCTGGCCTGCGAGAGGCACTCAAGTTTTTTCCGGAGAAATTGCAGCCAGTCCTGGATAAATCCTTTCCATTGCAAGAAGCTGCTGCAGCGCATAGGCGTTTGGCAAATCGGCAGCAGTTTGGAAAAATCATTTTGAAACCGTAGGAAATTCAATTGCATAAAATTAAATAAAGCTCTACAGAATCGTTTATGGGGTGCAGCGAAATGCTATTGTCATATGGACTCATTCGAATAATTTTACTGAGGCAATCATGGATTTCCACGCTCTAGGAACTTTTACACAAATGGTCTTGTTATTGACCGTCATGCTACTAATTATTGTTGCAACTATCGGCATTTTTACTTGCTACACTAAATAACTTGAACCTCCTTTTCATTAAGAATAAAACACAGTTGTTTGTTCTAGTCGATTGTGTTTTTACCGGGGTATGTGTCGCGCGGTGCTTGATATCAAATTTAAATTAGACAACGCCACAAAATTATCGTACACCTATCTAGCAAAATGGACCATTCTGGCCCTGCTTGCCGGTGTAATGGGAACGCTGGTTGTCCATTCTTTTGTCTACCTGTTGGGGCTAATACGCACTCTTATAGCCGCATTCGGGGTCCCCATCTGGGTATGGCCGGTGGTGGGTGCGATCCTGGTCGGGGGGATTGTCTACCGGATACAGCCACATTCATCCGGTGAGGGAATACCATCGTTTATCCGGGGCGTACGGGATGACAAAGGGAAGCTCGGAATTTCCGAAACCTTTTACAAGTATTGGGCCGCACTGCTTACGATTGCCACCTTCGGCAATGGCGGCGTAGTGGGCCCGCTCGGCCGCGTTACATCCGGCATTATGTCATATGTTGAGGGAAAAATCAATAAGCTTCACATCGTTTTTGATAAACACGATCGGCGAACGGGCGCCATTTGCGGACTTGCAGCCACCATCGGGACCATATTTCATTCCTCAATTGGCGCGGGGATTTTTGCCGTGGAAATTATCCAGAGGAAGAGCATGGGATACAAGGACCTTTTCCCGTCTATATTATCCAGCGCCTGCGCGGTTTTTGTATGTAAATCTATCGGCTTGGGAAGCTTTTACCAATTCAGTCCGGTGGATGAATTTATGGATGTGCGTAAAATCGGCTGGCTTCTGCTGTTGGCTATTTTGACGGGAGCTACCGGGTTATTTTACACATACCTGTATGCCAAAGTGAGTAGGCTTTTCGGAAAGAAAGAAGGTAATGTTTTACTAAAAGTCGTTGCCGGATCAGTGCTTGCGTTCTTTATCGCCTGGGCGGTCAATCCGGAACTGCTTGGAACGAGCAGGAACATTATCGGGGCCCTGTTCACAAATGATATTTCCCCGGTAACGGGCAGGCTTTCATCTTTACCGGTTGTGCCGGTCATCATTGTCATAATGTTTCTTAAAATGCTGTGCAACTGCCTCACGGTCGGTTCCGGGATGAGTGCCGGTTTTACCGGGCCCATGGTTATCGTTGGAATGCTTCTTGGCGTGGCTGTTTCCAGGATTTCAAATGTGGACTGCCTATCGCCGACTTATTACGCGTTTCTGGCTGCTGGTTTTGCCGGCATGCTGGCCAGCGCCATGAACGTTCCCCTTGCAGCGGCCGTCATGGCAATAGAAGTGTTCGGTCTCCAATATTCATTCCCTGCCGGGTTTGCAGCTATATTGGGATTTCAGGTAACGCGCCACAGGACCATCTACGAATATACATTTGAGGAATTGGACATTAAGGATTGATTATCGTTATCGAACAACCCTATTGACATTTTTGGGATAAATTGATAGCTTAATTTAGAATTGAACCCAATAACTTTTGGGAAAATGAGTTATTCCTTTGAGTATATGGATTGTACGCAATGACAGAGATATTCGAAGTCGCGGCCAAAATCACAAATCCGACCCCAAAATTCTCATCTTTGACGAAGAAGCGACGTCTAATCTGGACACAGAAAGCGAGCTTTACATTCAGGAGAGTCTGGGCCGCCTTACCGTATCCGCTGAACTTGGGGCTTTGTTATCATGTGCCAACTTACCCGCGGACTCGGCCTTATATGATGTTTCTGTTCGTCGGCTCACTTCCCGACGCTTCGGGATACAGGCTTCCTTTCCACAAAGCCTCGCGGCTTTGCAGTTGCCTTTCGCTAATAATTGCAGTACCTTAAAATCAAGATACTGGGGTTCACTTATAGAGGACTTGCACCTCAGTAGTTCATGCCCATGCCGGGCGTACACTTGTGGTTTGCAGTTGACGGCGGGGCCCGTGCTTTCCGGTTTGTTTTTTGCCCTTTCAAAAAAGCTAATTTTAGTCAGCAGATTAGGTGCTCATAAACCCGCCGCAACTAAAACCAAATGTTATAAGGTAAAATGAAAAACAATCAAAGAATAAAAAAACTACTTCAAGACTTCGACTATGTAAATCCAGAATTGGGGAAAATTATTCGTTCCCTCCGCAAAACGGTTATGTCTATTGCGCCTGATTCGGAAGAAAAAATCATGTATGGTGGAATTATTTTCGTAATACCCAATCGTATGTTTTGCGGCTTATTCTTACGGAAAAACCATATATCAGTTGAATTTGATCTTGGCTATCTTTTGAAAGACACAGAAAAACATCTTGAAGGTTCGGGACAATATCGAAGGCATTTGAAAATTTTTAATAAAAAGGATATTAAAATTAAAAAAACAGAGAACTTTATCTTACAGTCTTTCAAAATAGAACCCTTATAACAAATCACTCAAGATAACAAATGACTCAAGCGGATTGTTTTCGCGCGAGTTCTAATGTTAGGCTCTCCATATAGCCCAATACAAAAAAGGAGAAATCATATGGTTGTTTGTAACTCGAGAGTAGTGTACTCCCGGCTAGAGGTGTTGTCTCGACTCCGATCGAGCCTGGTGTATATGATACTTGTCTCAATCTGCCTCCTGGCAGCTTTCGGCGAGTCTTCCGGGCAAGAGATTGTCGAGAAGGAGCTTGCACAGAAGTTAGATACATATATCCAACAGGTTATGGGAAAATTTGAGATCCCTGGGATGACAGTTGCGGTTACTAAGGGAAGAAAAATCATATATACCGGGTCTTTTGGAGTACGCGACTTAAATACTAAGGAACCAATGAAACCCGAATACTTGTTCCATATGGCGTCAGTCTCGAAACCGTTTGTTGCCACTGCAATTATGCAGCTAGTGGAACGAGGTAAGATGAATCTCGATGAGCCGGTTGTAACCTATTTGCCTTACTTCAAGTTAGCCGACCAGCGCTACAAGGATATCACTATCCGTCAGATGCTTAATCACACTTCCGGTATGCCCGACGTACGCGACTATGAATGGGACAAACCCCAGTACGACGTCGGTTCCGCCGAACGCTATGTGCGCAGCCTCACGGATCAAAAGATGATTGCGGCCCCCGGTGAGCGTTGGCGGTACAGCAATATGGCCTTTGATGCACTAGGAGATGTCATTGCAAAGGTTTCCGGGCAACCTTTTGAGATTTATGTGAAAGAAAATATTTTGCAGCCGCTTGGGATGACCGAAAGCACATTTTTGAGAACCGAAACGACGCCGGAACTGCGCACCACCCCCCATGTATGGAAGCTGAAGCCAGTTGTTAGTGAGGTCTATCCTTATAATCGACGCCATGCTCCGAGCTCCACACTCAATTCCAGTGTTATTGAGATGGCGAATTGGGCCTTTGCCAATCTGAACCAGGGGGAATTGAACGGGAAACGTATCCTAAGCGAAAAGAGTTATGAAGTTTTATGGGGCCCCTCTGCCAAAGTTGACGAACAGAGTCAAGTTGGTTTGAGTTGGTTCCTCGGAACCTACCGCGGTACATCGACCGTCTCGCATGGAGGCGGCGATACGGGATACCGGAGTCATTTTACCCTTCTTCCGGACATGGATATTGGTGTAATTCTGGCCAGTAATTATGATCGTACTCCAATTGGGTCGATTCGCACTGGTGTGCTGGACGTTTTGCTAGGCCATCAACCTGAGACTATCAAGATATCCGTGAGGGTTCCCTTTGTTAAGGTCTACAAACGTGAAGGGCTCGATGCCGCTAAAGCATATTTTAAGAAGCTTAGAAGCGAGGAGGAGGAGGAATATAGATTCGGCGACGGCGAGTTAAATACCCTCGGTTATTATTTTCTGCAGGAGAATCGAATTGAAGAAGCGATTGAAATATTCCAATACAATGTAGAGCTCTATCCGGATATGGCCAACACTTACGATAGTCTTGGGGAAGCTTACATGGTGGCGGACCAGAAGAATGAAGCCATCTCAAATTATGAAAGGTCGCTAGAATTGGATCCCGGGAATACGAATGCTGCCGAAATGCTTAAGAAGTTGAAAGAGAAATAACCGGTGGCCTAATTAACGGCTTCACCGGACGAACGGTATGATATTGCCCCGAAAAAATGGACACAAAGTTACGCGCATTTTTTGTACTCTTTTTCTTCATACTCGGCCGGACTTTGGTACCCGAGCGTCGCATGAAGGCGTTCTCGATTGTAGAATATTTCTAAATACTCAAACGCTTCTCGTTTTACATGATGAATATCCTGAAAATCGACATGATAAGCCCACTCTG
This region of candidate division KSB1 bacterium genomic DNA includes:
- a CDS encoding class A beta-lactamase-related serine hydrolase; translated protein: MILVSICLLAAFGESSGQEIVEKELAQKLDTYIQQVMGKFEIPGMTVAVTKGRKIIYTGSFGVRDLNTKEPMKPEYLFHMASVSKPFVATAIMQLVERGKMNLDEPVVTYLPYFKLADQRYKDITIRQMLNHTSGMPDVRDYEWDKPQYDVGSAERYVRSLTDQKMIAAPGERWRYSNMAFDALGDVIAKVSGQPFEIYVKENILQPLGMTESTFLRTETTPELRTTPHVWKLKPVVSEVYPYNRRHAPSSTLNSSVIEMANWAFANLNQGELNGKRILSEKSYEVLWGPSAKVDEQSQVGLSWFLGTYRGTSTVSHGGGDTGYRSHFTLLPDMDIGVILASNYDRTPIGSIRTGVLDVLLGHQPETIKISVRVPFVKVYKREGLDAAKAYFKKLRSEEEEEYRFGDGELNTLGYYFLQENRIEEAIEIFQYNVELYPDMANTYDSLGEAYMVADQKNEAISNYERSLELDPGNTNAAEMLKKLKEK
- a CDS encoding chloride channel protein, coding for MLDIKFKLDNATKLSYTYLAKWTILALLAGVMGTLVVHSFVYLLGLIRTLIAAFGVPIWVWPVVGAILVGGIVYRIQPHSSGEGIPSFIRGVRDDKGKLGISETFYKYWAALLTIATFGNGGVVGPLGRVTSGIMSYVEGKINKLHIVFDKHDRRTGAICGLAATIGTIFHSSIGAGIFAVEIIQRKSMGYKDLFPSILSSACAVFVCKSIGLGSFYQFSPVDEFMDVRKIGWLLLLAILTGATGLFYTYLYAKVSRLFGKKEGNVLLKVVAGSVLAFFIAWAVNPELLGTSRNIIGALFTNDISPVTGRLSSLPVVPVIIVIMFLKMLCNCLTVGSGMSAGFTGPMVIVGMLLGVAVSRISNVDCLSPTYYAFLAAGFAGMLASAMNVPLAAAVMAIEVFGLQYSFPAGFAAILGFQVTRHRTIYEYTFEELDIKD
- a CDS encoding DUF1801 domain-containing protein; protein product: MKNNQRIKKLLQDFDYVNPELGKIIRSLRKTVMSIAPDSEEKIMYGGIIFVIPNRMFCGLFLRKNHISVEFDLGYLLKDTEKHLEGSGQYRRHLKIFNKKDIKIKKTENFILQSFKIEPL
- a CDS encoding zinc-binding dehydrogenase is translated as MGRKAGLREALKFFPEKLQPVLDKSFPLQEAAAAHRRLANRQQFGKIILKP